A genomic region of Methanothermobacter sp. CaT2 contains the following coding sequences:
- the xerA gene encoding site-specific tyrosine recombinase/integron integrase, whose protein sequence is MVDTMNMKRESEERQGLLERYNFPELIEDYLIELEIRNYSPNTIKTYKSIVKNFYEFLMKEDDLYDDRRVLRSFKRYIQYLKREKKVTQNYIYLVTVVVKKFFEFSGIDCLEEVKAPKRTKSLPKSLNEDEVKSLINAVEVADDGSVIRRFIKTRDRLILSLLYSSGLRVSELVSLRINDIDPDERTIRIRGKGDKDRIVLFDENTRDLLMDYLKRRIHESDYLFLNRFGDPLTPRYVQMMIKNYARKAGINKKVTPHILRHSFATHLLKNGVDIRAIQQLLGHSNLSTTQIYTSVDMQTLKNVYDRARLL, encoded by the coding sequence ATGGTAGATACCATGAATATGAAGAGGGAGTCAGAGGAAAGGCAGGGTCTTCTTGAACGTTACAATTTTCCAGAGCTCATTGAGGATTACCTCATTGAACTTGAGATCAGGAATTACTCTCCAAACACAATAAAGACCTACAAATCAATCGTTAAAAACTTTTATGAGTTTCTGATGAAGGAGGATGACCTCTACGATGACCGGAGGGTTCTCAGGTCCTTCAAGAGGTATATACAGTACCTTAAAAGGGAGAAAAAGGTTACACAGAACTACATCTACCTTGTCACTGTTGTTGTTAAGAAGTTCTTTGAGTTCAGTGGCATAGACTGCCTGGAGGAGGTCAAGGCCCCCAAGAGGACCAAGTCCCTCCCCAAGTCCCTCAATGAGGATGAGGTCAAGAGTCTCATCAACGCCGTTGAGGTGGCTGATGATGGCTCCGTCATAAGGAGGTTCATAAAGACCCGTGACCGCCTTATACTCTCACTTCTCTACTCATCGGGTCTCAGGGTCTCTGAGCTGGTATCACTCAGAATCAATGACATAGACCCTGATGAGAGGACCATAAGGATCAGGGGGAAGGGTGATAAGGATCGTATAGTCCTCTTTGATGAGAACACCCGTGATCTCCTCATGGATTACCTCAAAAGAAGGATCCATGAAAGCGACTACCTGTTCCTCAACCGTTTCGGGGACCCCCTCACGCCGCGGTACGTTCAGATGATGATAAAGAACTATGCCCGGAAGGCAGGGATAAATAAGAAGGTCACACCCCACATCCTGCGGCACTCCTTTGCAACCCACCTCCTCAAGAACGGTGTGGATATAAGGGCCATACAGCAGCTTCTGGGACATTCAAACCTTTCAACGACACAGATATATACGAGCGTGGATATGCAGACCCTTAAAAATGTTTATGACCGGGCCAGGCTCCTCTAA